A part of Paramisgurnus dabryanus chromosome 15, PD_genome_1.1, whole genome shotgun sequence genomic DNA contains:
- the klhl41a gene encoding kelch-like protein 41a translates to MDPVGLKEDLKLFQSTLLQDGLKDLLKENKFVDCVLKVGDRSLPCHKLIMAACSPYFRELYFSEDGTEIEDPNREVVLEEVDPTIMDMVVNYLYSAEIEITDENVQDVFAIANRFQIPSLFTVCVNYLQNKLSLGNCLAIFRMGLALNCPRLAVSARDFIAERFETLAKDEDFLEFEAPELFAIIGCDALNVEREEVVFELLMKWVRKNKENRTKVLADAFDHIRFRLLPEKYFKDKVEKDDLIKADPELVKKLKVLKDAFAGKLPPKKEKGEGEDGEKVLPGYLNDNKRLGMYAKDLILMINDTAAVAYDANENECFLAAIAEQIPRNHVSITTKKNLLYVIGGLLVDEENKESPLMCYFYQLDTHSPNWIALPPMPSPRCLFAIGEFENLLFAVAGKDLQTGESLDSVLCYDIEKMKWLETKKLPLKIHGHSVISQNGLVYCIGGKTDENKTINKMFAYNHKKSEWKELAAMKTSRSMFGAVVHKGKIIVIGGVNEDGLLASCEAYDFGTNKWETFAEFPQERSSVNLVSTDGLLYGVGGFAIMENENKECVPSEITDIWEYEEDKKQWSGMIREMRYAAGASCVSMRLNAAKMPKL, encoded by the exons ATGGACCCTGTGGGTTTGAAAGAGGACCTGAAGCTCTTTCAGAGCACCCTGCTCCAGGATGGTTTGAAGGACCTTCTGAAGGAGAACAAATTTGTTGACTGCGTTCTGAAGGTTGGAGATAGGAGTCTTCCCTGTCACAAGCTCATCATGGCTGCTTGTAGTCCTTACTTCAGAGAGCTTTACTTCTCCGAAGATGGGACGGAAATTGAGGACCCCAACAGGGAAGTTGTGCTGGAGGAGGTGGATCCCACCATCATGGATATGGTGGTGAATTATCTCTATTCCGCAGAGATCGAGATCACGGATGAGAACGTGCAAGATGTGTTTGCGATTGCCAACAGATTTCAAATACCATCCTTGTTCACAGTTTGTGTCAACTACCTACAAAACAAGTTATCTTTGGGTAACTGCTTAGCTATCTTCAGAATGGGACTTGCCTTAAACTGCCCAAGACTCGCAGTGTCTGCCAGGGACTTCATAGCTGAACGCTTCGAGACTTTAGCTAAAGACGAGGACTTTCTTGAGTTCGAAGCCCCTGAATTGTTTGCTATCATTGGGTGTGACGCTCTGAACGTGGAGAGGGAAGAGGTTGTGTTTGAGCTCTTGATGAAATGGGTCAGGAAGAACAAGGAGAACCGAACGAAAGTTTTGGCCGACGCCTTCGACCACATCCGCTTCCGACTGCTGCCGGAGAAATATTTCAAGGATAAAGTGGAAAAGGATGACCTTATAAAGGCTGACCCTGAGCTTGTGAAAAAGCTGAAGGTCCTCAAAGATGCTTTTGCTGGAAAACTTCCACCGAAAAAAGAGAAGGGGGAAGGAGAAGATGGGGAGAAAGTGTTGCCTGGTTATCTGAATGACAACAAGAGGCTCGGTATGTACGCCAAGGATCTCATCCTCATGATCAACGATACGGCAGCTGTGGCCTACGATGCGAATGAAAATGAATGTTTCTTAGCGGCGATAGCGGAGCAGATACCTCGAAATCACGTTAGCATCACAACAAAGAAGAACCTGCTGTACGTTATAGGAGGATTGTTGGTTGATGAAGAAAACAAAGAGTCACCGTTGATGTGCTACTTCTATCAG CTGGATACACATTCTCCAAACTGGATAGCCCTTCCTCCTATGCCATCACCCAGATGTCTGTTCGCCATTGGAGAGTTTGAAAATCTCCTGTTTGCAGTCGCTGGTAAAGACCTGCAGACCGGCGAGTCTCTTGACTCAGTATTATGTTACGATATTGA AAAGATGAAATGGCTGGAGACCAAAAAACTGCCCTTAAAGATTCACGGTCACAGTGTGATCTCACAGAACGGACTCGTTTACTGCATAGGAGGAAAAACAGACGAAAA TAAAACCATCAACAAGATGTTTGCATACAACCACAAGAAGTCTGAATGGAAAGAGTTGGCGGCCATGAAGACATCAAGATCCATGTTCGGTGCCGTGGTGCACAAAGGAAAGATCATTGTGATTGGAGGAGTAAATGAAGACGGGCTCTTAGCCTCATGTGAAGCATACGACTTTGGGACAAACAA ATGGGAGACGTTCGCCGAGTTTCCTCAGGAGAGAAGCTCTGTAAATCTGGTGAGCACCGATGGTTTGCTTTATGGTGTTGGTGGTTTCGCTATAATGGAgaatgaaaacaaagaatgcGTCCCTTCAGAAATCACAGACATCTGGGA gTATGAAGAAGATAAGAAACAGTGGTCTGGGATGATAAGAGAGATGCGATACGCTGCTGGTGCTTCCTGTGTTTCTATGAGACTCAATGCAGCCAAGATGCCAAAACTTTAA